In Synechococcus sp. PCC 6312, one genomic interval encodes:
- the tkt gene encoding transketolase, with product MPVATTQSLEELCINSIRFLAVDAVEKAKSGHPGLPMGAAPMGFVLYDQFMRFNPKNPKWFNRDRFVLSAGHGSMLQYALLYLTGYDSVTIDDIKSFRQWKSKTPGHPENFETAGVEVTTGPLGQGIANAVGLAVAEAHLAATYNKPDCTLVDHYTYVILGDGCNMEGISGEAASIAGHWGLGKLIALYDDNHISIDGSTDVAFTEDVSKRFEAYGWHILHVENGNTDIAAIAKAIETAKSVTDKPTMIKVTTTIGYGSPNKANTAGVHGAALGGDEVKLMRENLGWEFAPFDVPADALAHMRKAIERGASYEAEWQSTYAQYKTKYPTEAAAFERQISGQLPANWDSVLPTYTAADKALPTRKNSETCLNKLAPVLPELIGGSADLTHSNLTELKGYGDFQKGQYQNRNIHFGVREHAMGAICNGIALHGSGLIPYGATFLIFTDYMRAAIRLSALSEAGVIWVMTHDSIGQGEDGPTHQPIETLASLRAIPNLTVIRPADGTEASGAYYVAITQAKEHKPTLLAFSRQNLPNLDTTSIEGVTKGAYVVADCEGTPELILIGTGSELNLCITAAEKLTAAGKKVRVVSMPSFDLFEAQDAAYKESVLPKAVTKRLSVEAASSFGWHKYIGTEGDTVSIDRFGASAPGGVVMEKFGFSVDNVLAKAEALLG from the coding sequence ATGCCAGTCGCAACTACTCAGTCCCTCGAAGAACTTTGTATTAACTCCATTCGCTTTCTTGCCGTTGATGCCGTGGAAAAGGCCAAATCTGGTCATCCCGGTTTACCGATGGGAGCCGCTCCGATGGGGTTTGTCCTCTATGACCAATTTATGCGGTTCAATCCCAAAAATCCCAAATGGTTTAATCGGGATCGGTTTGTCTTATCCGCGGGTCATGGCAGTATGTTGCAGTATGCCTTGCTCTATTTGACAGGCTATGACAGTGTCACGATTGACGACATTAAAAGCTTTCGACAGTGGAAATCCAAAACTCCCGGTCACCCGGAAAACTTTGAAACCGCGGGCGTAGAAGTCACCACCGGCCCCCTCGGTCAAGGGATTGCCAATGCGGTTGGGTTAGCCGTTGCTGAAGCCCATTTAGCCGCCACCTATAACAAGCCCGATTGCACATTAGTTGACCATTACACCTATGTGATTTTGGGTGATGGCTGCAACATGGAAGGAATTTCTGGGGAAGCGGCCTCGATTGCTGGTCACTGGGGCCTGGGTAAACTCATTGCTCTCTACGACGACAACCACATTTCAATTGATGGCTCGACGGATGTGGCCTTCACCGAAGATGTCTCGAAACGGTTTGAAGCCTACGGTTGGCACATCCTCCATGTGGAAAACGGCAACACGGATATTGCGGCCATTGCCAAAGCCATCGAAACCGCTAAATCTGTCACCGACAAACCGACGATGATTAAAGTCACGACCACGATTGGTTATGGCTCACCTAATAAAGCGAATACAGCGGGGGTGCACGGTGCGGCCTTGGGTGGTGATGAAGTCAAGTTAATGCGGGAAAACTTGGGGTGGGAATTTGCCCCCTTTGACGTTCCAGCAGATGCCCTAGCCCACATGCGTAAAGCGATTGAACGGGGAGCCAGCTACGAGGCGGAGTGGCAATCCACCTATGCCCAATACAAAACCAAATATCCAACAGAAGCAGCGGCCTTTGAGCGGCAAATTTCGGGACAGTTACCCGCTAACTGGGATAGTGTGCTGCCCACCTACACCGCCGCCGATAAAGCTCTCCCTACCCGGAAAAACTCCGAAACCTGCTTAAACAAACTTGCCCCGGTGCTACCGGAATTGATTGGCGGTTCGGCAGACTTGACCCACTCCAACTTGACCGAACTGAAGGGCTATGGCGACTTCCAAAAAGGGCAATACCAAAACCGTAACATCCACTTTGGGGTGCGAGAACACGCCATGGGAGCCATCTGTAACGGGATTGCCTTGCATGGTTCGGGCTTGATTCCCTACGGTGCCACCTTCTTAATTTTCACAGACTATATGCGGGCGGCGATTCGGTTGTCTGCACTGTCTGAGGCTGGGGTAATTTGGGTGATGACCCACGATTCCATTGGGCAAGGGGAAGACGGCCCCACTCACCAACCGATTGAAACCTTGGCTTCTCTGCGAGCGATTCCCAACTTGACGGTGATCCGGCCCGCCGATGGTACCGAAGCCTCTGGGGCCTACTATGTGGCCATTACCCAGGCCAAGGAACACAAACCCACCCTACTGGCCTTCTCGCGGCAAAACCTGCCCAACTTGGATACGACCTCGATTGAGGGGGTTACAAAAGGGGCCTATGTGGTAGCTGACTGTGAGGGCACACCGGAGTTGATTTTGATTGGCACGGGTTCTGAGTTGAATCTTTGCATCACAGCGGCGGAGAAGTTAACGGCGGCGGGTAAAAAGGTCCGGGTGGTTTCAATGCCCTCCTTTGACTTGTTCGAAGCCCAAGATGCAGCTTATAAAGAGTCTGTCTTGCCGAAAGCCGTGACCAAGCGGTTATCCGTGGAAGCAGCCTCTAGTTTTGGTTGGCATAAATATATTGGGACTGAAGGCGATACGGTCAGCATTGATCGCTTTGGGGCTTCGGCTCCCGGTGGTGTGGTCATGGAAAAATTTGGCTTCTCCGTGGACAATGTTTTGGCTAAGGCTGAAGCTCTCTTAGGTTAG